A segment of the Thauera sedimentorum genome:
CGCGGTGCTGCACGACTCGCACGACGAGGACCTGCACCACCTGCTGCCGCCTCCCTACCCCCAGCCCTTCCACGGCCTGGCACTGATCCCGAAGAAACATGGCGACGAGCAGAAACTCTCCGAAGCGCTCGCCCGCCTGCTCGACGAAGACCCCTGCCTGGAAGTGAGCTTCGACACCCAGGCACGCCAGACCGTGGTGCGCGGCCTGGGCGAGTTGCACCTGCGCATGGTGCTGGAGCAGCTCGCCAGCCGCTGGAACCTGGAGGTGGACACCGCCACGCCGGCGGTGCCCTATCGCGAAACCGTCGCCACCAGTGCCGAGGCGCGCTACCGGCACAAGAAGCAGTCCGGCGGCGCCGGCCAGTTCGGCGAAGTGGCGCTGCGCGTCGAGCCGCTGCCGCGCGGCAGCGGCCTGCAACTGGCCGACGAGATCAAGGGCGGGACGATTCCCACCCAGTTCATGCCGGCGGTGGAAAAAGGCGTGCGTCAGGCGGTGGCCGAGGGTTGCCTGGCGGGTTTCCCGCTGCAGGACCTGAAGGTGGTGGTGACCGACGGCAAGCACCACGCGGTGGACTCGAACGAGGTGTCCTTCGTCACCGCGGCGCGCCACGCGCTGCAGGAGGCGGTGAACGCCGCCAGGCCGGTGCTGCTGGAGCCCTTGCTGGAGGTCAGGGTGAGCGCGGACGAGCGCCACTTCGGCGAGATCAGCGCCGAATTCGCCAGCCGGCGCGGACGCCTGAACGGCACCGACAGCCACGCGCAGGGACGGATCAGCCTGACCGCACTGGTGCCGATGGCCGAGTTGGAAGGCTTCGAGGCCCGCCTGAAGTCGATCTGTGCCGGCGAGAGCGAATGCACGCTGAGCCCGCATTCCTACGAACCGGCCCCGGGCGAGGTGCAGCAACGCCTGGCCGGCGACTTCGTCCGCCACCGGGCGCACGAGCAATGAGTTCAAGGACGGTGGCCACACGATGCAGCTGACCGACAAGCAACTCGCCTACTGGCGCCGTACCCGCATGCTGACGGCCGCCCTGCTGGCGGTATGGTTCGGGGTGACCTTCGTCGGCGCCTATTACGCCATCGCGCTCAACGAGTTCGAGCTGTTCGGCTTCCCGCTGGGCTTCTACGCCTTTGCCCAGGGCGCGCTGATCGTCTACCTGGCGATCATCGCCATCTACGTCTACGTGATGAACCGCCTGGATCACACCTACGGGGTGGCCGAGCGGCGCTGAGCCGCGCAGCGAGCCTTCACGCTTCGCAGGCCGGAAGCCCGCCATGCAGCGGGCGTTTGCCCGCGGGGCGTGCCGGCGCTTACTCGCCCTTGCCGTTCTCCGGCTGGGCCTCGCCACGCTTGCGGCCGAGCTTCATCGGGTGGGCGTGACGGGACAGGGCGAAATCGAGCATGAACTTGCTCCAGATGGTGATCCCCGCCAGCGTCGTCCAGGTCTCGAAATCGAAGCTGCCGGTCAGCACGCCGAAGATCGTCCACACCACCACCACGCCGCCCACCAGATTGATGGCCGCGCTGTAAGGCGCGAACTTGGCGGGATTGGGGGGCGGTTCGCCGCGCTTGAGCGCCACCTCGGAGAAGTCCCGCTTGACGACGATGCGCCAGGCCCGGCGCAGCCAGAAGAAGGCGATCGGAAACAGGGCGAGAAAGAGGATCCAGTTCAGCACTAGGCTGACATGGGGTGCCATTGCGGTCATACGGTACTCCGGATTCGCTCGCGCCGTCGGCGAGCCGAGGGGCGCAAGGTGCCACAAAAGAAAAAACCCCGCCAGAAGATCCGGCGGGGTTTTCCTTGTTCTCCCGGTGCGGGCCCGCGTCGCGGGCCCGCCGGGATCGCTTGCTTACACCCTTTGCTTAGTGGGCGTGGGAACCGTCGACCGCCTTCGCACCACGCGGGATACGAACGCTTTCGACCAGCGCCTGGATGTGCTCCGGCGGCTCCTTGGTGACCTTATCCACGATGAAGGCCACGGCGAAGTTCACCAGCGCACCGATCGCACCGAAGGCTTCCGGCGTGATGCCGAAGAAGCTGTTGGCGCCACCGATCAGGCCGAGGTAGTCGGTGCCCTTGATGAAGAAGATGCCCTTGTGAGCGAACACGTAGAACAGGGTGATGAACAGACCTGCCAGCATGCCCGCGATGGCGCCTTCCTTGTTCATCTTCTTGGAGAAGATGCCCATCATGATCGCCGGGAACAGCGAGGAGGCGGCAATACCGAAGGCCAGGGCCACGGTACCGGCAGCGAAGCCCGGGGGGTTCAGACCCAGGTAACCCGCCACCACGATGGCACCGGCCATCGCCACCTTACCGGTCATCAGTTCGCCCTTCTCGGAGAGATCCGGCACGAAGACGTTCTTCACCAGGTCATGCGACACCGCCGAGGAGATCGCCAGCAGCAGGCCGGCAGCGGTCGACAGCGCGGCGGCCAGGCCACCGGCAGCAACCAGCGCGATCACCCAGTTCGGCAGCAGCGCGATTTCCGGGTTGGCCAGCACGATGATGTCGGCGTTCACCGTCAGCTCGTTGCCCTTCCAGCCAGCCTGTTCGGCCTTCGCAACGGCATCGGCGTTCTTGCTCTTGTCGTTGTAGTACTGGATGCGGCCGTCGCCGTTCTTGTCTTCCCACTTCAGCAGGCCGGTCTGCTCCCAGCGCTTCATCCAGCCCGGACGCTCTTCGTACACCAGGCTGGCATCAGCCGCGTACAGGTCCTTGTTGGCCATGATCGCTTCGGCGTTGGTGACCATGCGGCCATCGGCGCTGCGCTCCAGGCCAACCGCGGTGTTGGTGGTGGCGATCAGGTTCAGCTTGGCCATCGCCGCCACGGCCGGAGCGGTGGTGTAGAGAATGGCGATGAACACCAGGGCCCAACCGGCGGAGCTACGGGCGTCCTTCACCTTCGGAACGGTGAAGAAGCGCACGATCACGTGCGGCAGACCGGCGGTACCGATCATCAGCGACATGGTGTACACGAACATGTTCAGGTAGGAGCCCGGAACGGAGCTGGTGTACTCGCTGAAGCCGAGGTCCTTGACCACCAGGTTCAGCTTGTCGAGCAGCGACACGCTGGTGCCGGCGATGTCGGAACCCAGGCCGAGCTGCGGCAGCGGGTTGCCGGTGAGCTGCAGGGAGATGAACACGGCCGGAACGGTGTAGGCCAGGATCAGCACCATGTACTGGGCCACCTGGGTGTAGGTGATGCCCTTCATGCCGCCGAACACGGCGTACATGAACACGATGCCCATACCGACGTAGATGCCGACTTCGTTCGACACGCCGAGGAAGCGCGAGAACGCCACACCGACACCGGTCATCTGGCCGATGATGTAGGTGATGGAAGCGGTCAGCAGGCAGAGCACCGCCACGGTGGAGGCCGTCTTCGAGTAGAAGCGGTCACCGATGAACTGCGGCACGGTGAACTTGCCGAACTTGCGCAGGTACGGAGCCAGCAGCATGGCCAGCAGAACGTAGCCGCCGGTCCAGCCCATCAGGAACAGGCCGCCGCCGTAGCCCATGTTGGAAATCAGGCCGGCCATGGAGATGAAGG
Coding sequences within it:
- a CDS encoding sodium:solute symporter family protein: MDLQTLTYLVVGASFALYIGIAIWARAGSTSDFYVAGGGVHPVTNGMATAADWMSAASFISMAGLISNMGYGGGLFLMGWTGGYVLLAMLLAPYLRKFGKFTVPQFIGDRFYSKTASTVAVLCLLTASITYIIGQMTGVGVAFSRFLGVSNEVGIYVGMGIVFMYAVFGGMKGITYTQVAQYMVLILAYTVPAVFISLQLTGNPLPQLGLGSDIAGTSVSLLDKLNLVVKDLGFSEYTSSVPGSYLNMFVYTMSLMIGTAGLPHVIVRFFTVPKVKDARSSAGWALVFIAILYTTAPAVAAMAKLNLIATTNTAVGLERSADGRMVTNAEAIMANKDLYAADASLVYEERPGWMKRWEQTGLLKWEDKNGDGRIQYYNDKSKNADAVAKAEQAGWKGNELTVNADIIVLANPEIALLPNWVIALVAAGGLAAALSTAAGLLLAISSAVSHDLVKNVFVPDLSEKGELMTGKVAMAGAIVVAGYLGLNPPGFAAGTVALAFGIAASSLFPAIMMGIFSKKMNKEGAIAGMLAGLFITLFYVFAHKGIFFIKGTDYLGLIGGANSFFGITPEAFGAIGALVNFAVAFIVDKVTKEPPEHIQALVESVRIPRGAKAVDGSHAH
- a CDS encoding DUF4212 domain-containing protein is translated as MQLTDKQLAYWRRTRMLTAALLAVWFGVTFVGAYYAIALNEFELFGFPLGFYAFAQGALIVYLAIIAIYVYVMNRLDHTYGVAERR